Genomic window (Arachis hypogaea cultivar Tifrunner chromosome 13, arahy.Tifrunner.gnm2.J5K5, whole genome shotgun sequence):
TTTCTGCTGAAAATTTGGAAAAAGCAAGTGACAAGATGGAGGTGGAGGAGAGTATCACTGTTGCTTTAAGAAGCAATGATAACAGTGGGCTTCCAGAAAACTGTGAAATGCCGGCCACTCTTGAGACAAAACTGAAAGAAGTGGATATGGAGAAGGGAGTGAGTACCGATGTGATTGAGAATAAAGTTCTGGTTGCTAATGTGGCTGAATCTTCTTGTCTAGATGGAAAGAAAGTCTCCTATGAATTTTTAGTTAAGTGGGTAGGAAAATCTAATATTCATAATAGTTGGATTTCTGAATCCCGGTTGAAAGTTCTTGCCAAGAGAAAACTAGAAAATTACAAGGCGAAGTATGGGGTATCAATAATAAATATTTGTGAGGAGCGTTGGAGACAGCCACAGCGAGTTCTTGCACTCCGCACTTCCAAAAATGGAGCATCTGAAGCATTTGTAAAATGGACTGGACTACCTTATGATGAATGCACTTGGGAAAGTTTAGATGAACCTGTGCTTCAAAAGTCTTCTCATCTGGTTACACTTTTTCATAAGCATGAAGCCCTAACTCTTGAAAGGGATGCATCAAAGGAAAATTCAGCAAGGAAAAGCAATGAACATCGGCATGATATATTTAATCTTACGGAGCAACCTAAGGAGCTGAAAGGAGGTGCCTTGTTTCCTCATCAACTTGAGGCTCTCAACTGGTTACGTAAATGCTGGTataagtccaaaaatgtgatacTTGCAGATGAGATGGGACTTGGGAAAACAGTCTCTGCTTGTGCTTTTATTTCATCGTTGTATTTTGAATTCAAAGCTAAACTTCCTTGCTTGGTCTTGGTACCCCTTTCCACAATGCCTAATTGGCTTGCTGAATTTGCGCTGTGGGCTCCGGATGTGAATGTTGTGGAATATCATGGCTGCGCAAAAGCAAGAGCCATGATTCGCCAATATGAATGGCATGCTAATGATCCAAGTGGGTTGAATAAGAAAACAGAAGCCTTTAAATTCAATGTGCTTTTAACTACGTATGAAATGATTCTGGCTGATTCTTCTCATTTGCGCGGAGTTCCTTGGGAGGTTCTTGTTGTTGATGAGGGACATCGACTGAAAAATTCTGGAAGTAAGCTTTTCAGTTTGTTGAATACCTTCTCTTTTCAACATCGTGTACTGTTGACAGGTACCCCTCTCCAGAACAACATTGGTGAGATGTACAACTTGCTCAATTTCTTACAACCGGCATCATTTCCTTCTCTGTCTTCATTTGAGGAGAAGTTTAATGATCTTACAACTGCAGAAAAGGTTGATGAATTGAAAAAACTTGTGGCTCCTCATATGCTTCGTAGGCTTAAAAAGGATGCAATGCAGAATATTCCTCCCAAGACAGAAAGAATGGTTCCTGTTGAGTTGTCATCCATCCAAGCTGAATATTACCGTGCAATGCTTACAAAGAATTATCAAATATTGCGGAATATTGGAAAAGGGGTTGCTCAACAATCTATGCTGAACATTGTTATGCAACTCAGGAAGGTCTGCAATCATCCATATCTCATACCAGGAACTGAGCCTGATTCTGGGTCTGTTGAATTTCTTCATGAAATGAGAATAAAGGCTTCAGCTAAGCTTACTCTCCTGCACTCTATGCTAAAGGTTTTACACAAGGAAGGACACAGAGTTCTTATTTTCTCGCAAATGACCAAGCTGCTCGACATCCTTGAGGACTATTTGACCATAGAGTTTGGGCCTAAAACATATGAGAGGGTGGATGGCTCTGTTGCTGTTGCTGATCGTCAGACTGCAATTGCACGCTTTAACCAAGACAAGAGTCGATTTGTTTTCTTGTTATCTACCCGTTCCTGTGGACTTGGGATAAATTTGGCGACTGCTGACACTGTCATCATCTATGACTCCGATTTCAACCCTCATGCTGATATCCAAGCCATGAATCGAGCACACAGAATTGGTCAGTCAAAGAGACTTTTGGTATACCGGCTTGTGGTTCGTGCTAGTGTTGAAGAGCGCATCTTACAACTTGCCAAGAAGAAACTGATGCTTGATCAGCTTTTTGTAAATAAGTCTGGGTctcaaaaagaaatagaagatattttgaaatggGGAACTGAAGAACTCTTTAATGATTCTCCTGGCCTGAACACAACGGAAAATAACAATAGTAGCAAAGATGAGACGATAATAGATGTAGCACACAAGCAACGGAAGAGGACTGGTGGTCTGGGAGATGTTTACAAAGACAAGTGCACGGATAGCAGCAGCAAGATTGTGTGGGATGAAAATGCAATTTCTAAATTGCTTGATCGATCTGACCTTCAAGATGGTTCAACAGATATTGCTGAAGGGGATACCGAGAATGATATGCTTGGCTCAGTGAAGGTAAAATAATTCACTTGCGTCTGATACAGTCTTCTATCATTTCTTTAAATTCTGGGTAGAATTGTACTGGTAAGTTATATGATGTGTGGTGTGAATACATGAATCTTGTTTTGCATGTATATGTTTGGACGAGGACCCTCTCCCATTCTTCCACTGTAGTTTAAGTTCTTACACGatgatatttatttttctgtCGAGTAATCTTAAGAGCTTATGCAAATTTCTTTACTGTACTGTAGTAAATGGTTGTACTTGGTTCTAGAGGAGCTGTTTCAAAGCTTCATTTGTGATTAATGTGTAGAGTATCTAAAAGTTCTAAACAGAGTTTGTTGATGCTTATGTTCCCTTTGCGCTAATATTCAGCAAATTAATTCCATTTCATCCTAGTGTGATGGGAAGTTTCTCTCTCCTACAAATGTTTTGTTCTGCATCAATTGACtggttaatttctcttttattttgattttttttctttgaaatattCCACTTTGCTTACATACTGTTAGATATATAAAGACAACGATGCCCCTAATCatgattgtaattttttttatccagGCGGTCGAGTGGAATGATGAGCCAACTGAAGAGCATGGAGTGGATGAATCTCCTCCTCACGGAACTGATGATTTGTCTACTCAAAATTCTGAAAAGAAAGATGATATTGTTATGATTGCCAATGAAGAAAATGAATGGGACAGACTACTGCGTGTGAGGCAAGGACCTTTTACTTGCTTGTATCCTCTATTTCTGTAACATTTTACCTAAATCAAGTTGTGTGAGTGTTTACTTATGCACCTAATTACCTATTTAAAAAGAATAGAATTATCATTTTAGCTCTAAACCATATAATGGTAAAGGTGCTACAGTTATGAGATAATGGCTTTTGAAAAATCAGAACCTTTTAAATGAAACCTGGGATAGGTTATATCTCTAGAAATGATGGTTGTacaattatcatcatcatcatcattattatttggCAGCACAATTAGCTATCTAGTGTTCTGAATGTTTCTTCTGCGTATAATCTGGTTTGTAGGTGGGAGAAATATCAAAGTGAGGAGGAAGCGGCTCTTGGTCGAGGGAAGCGCCAGAGGAAAGCTGTTTCTTATAGGGAAGCATATGCTCCGCACCCAACTGAAACAATGAGTGAGGTAATTTGGTTTCTTTCTGATTTTAAGTAAACCTACTTTTAAACAAGCTTTAGAAGACAAATGAAAAGGGTTCGCTCCTTTGGTAACATCTCAGTATCCTGAACGTTGTTTTCTTGATGTTAATGTTTTATTGATGTGCTTTTTCTACCAGAGTGGTGGTGAGGAGGAAAAAGAGCCAGAGCCAGAACCCGAACGTGAGTATACACCAGCAGGACGGGCTCTGAAGACGAAATAGTATGTTTTGTGCCTTTGAAATTTCCGAGTTTCTCTGCAGTTACTAAATATGAGTATAAGAGATAAATTTGTCCTTTATGGAGCATTTATAAAGTCCTACTTGCTGTCTGCTAAATTGTTCATGGTAGTTTGAATTCTCATACATTAATTTCAGCTAAACAAACTGGTTATATATGGTATATTTTACCTCCTTCTTGGTACTGTTTAGATTATTTCTATATTGGTCTGAATTATTCACTGTAATACTAATTCTCAAGCTAGTATTTATGTTGTGCACTCGTAATTGGTACTGTTTTCCGGAATGGTATAAGCTTCATAATTAAATGTGCTCTCAATGCTGAAAACACTTTCTATTATTGGACAGTGCTAAGCTCCGTGCTCGGCAGAAGGAGCGAATTGCTCGGAAGAAAGAAGCAGCATCACGTCCTCCTGAGGAAATCCCAGGAGTTGAGCCACTCCCACAATTTCCAACTAATACTAAGGGTGGGGACATAGGAGCTGGAGCAATGCATCCCGTTCAAGAGGTGCCTTCCGTCAACTTAGTGGACAGCAAATCTAGTCAACTTGCAGAAGCACAAGTTCAGAACAGCAACACCACAGATACCATTTCAAGGATCGACAGGCTTTCGAAACATAAAATGAGCAACCATTTTGATGCTCATTTGAATAATCCAAGCCGTACTCTACCTGACATTTTTGTCCCAAATCACCATAGTAAGGGCGGACCAAGTACCTCAAACTCTATGCCCCCCAACAATTTGTTGCCTGTCCTGGGACTTTGTGCTCCTAATGCTAACCAGATGGAATCATCAGAAAGTAATGTTCCCAAGTTAAATTGGAGACAAAATAGACATGGAGTCAGACAAGAATTTCCATTCAATCTTGCCTCTTGCTCTGGGACATCCATGGATGCAGAGGTCAGAAGTCAGGAAATGGCACCAAATACCAAAATACCAGATGCCTCGACTGAAAATGTTAAACATAGTTTCAAAAATAGCATCCCTGATAGCAATATCCCATTTGTTCCGGTATGCTCACTTAGTATGATGAGTTTGGACTTAATTTTGGGTTGCCATTGGCTTTATGTGTGTGGTTTTAATTCATATCCATTTGCTTTTTGCAGTTCCCACCTTCTGTTAAAGGAAAGGAATCCAATGCATTTGAAAAATCAGGTGCTAGATTCTCTGCTTTCCAGGAGAAGATGGCCCTGCCAAATCTGCCATTTGATGAAAGGTTACTGGCACGATTTCCGCTTACAACGAAGAGCATGGCAAATTCACATCTGGACCTCTTACCTAATTTGTCATTAGGAGGCAGGTTTGAACCTCTGAATGGATCTGGGCAAGACCTTCCAACAATGCCAGCACTACCTACTTTCAAAAATCCCCCTGAAGACTTGTTCAGATATAATCAGCAAGACAGGGATGTTCCTCCCACCTTGGGTTTGGGACAAAGACCAACCCCATTCCCATCTTTCCCAGAAAACCATAGGAAGGTGCTTGAAAACATAATGATGCGAACCGGCTCTGGATCAAGTAGCTCGTTAAAAAAGAAGTCAAAATCAGATGGATGGTCTGAAGATGAGCTCGATTCCCTCTGGATTGGTGTCCGTAGGCATGGAAGGGGTAATTGGGATGTCATGCTCAGAGATCCCAAGTTAAAGTTTTCAAGGTATAAGACGCCTGATGATTTATCAGGGAGGTGGGAAGAGGAACAAGTAAAGGTCTTTCAGGGGCCAGCTTTTCCTGTGCCAAGATcttccaagatgacaaagtctacCAAAGCTGCACATTTTCCAATCTCTGATGGAATGATGGAAAGAGCTTTACAAGGGAGCAAATTCATCTTGCCTCCGAAATTTCAAAACCATTTGACCGACATGAAATTAGGGATAGGTGAGTCTGTGTCTGGTCTGCCACATTTTAGGACATTGGATCGACCTAGTTTGCAAAATGATCAGTTTGTGCCAGTACCATCTTGGAGTTCTGACAAACACAGAGCAAAACTACCTGAAGATGGTTCTGCTGAAGCATCTGATAGGCCTGGGACTTCTAATGTTCTTTCTGAGCACCCATTTATGCTCAATTCTTTTGGAGCCAGTTCCTTGGGTTCTTTAGGTTTGAATTGCTCAGGTGGCCTTGATATACGGCAGAAGGAAGATGAACAAGGAAACAGGAAGCGAGGAAAGTTGCCAGAACTTCTGGATGGATCGTCCAACGATTTGCGCGATAATCGTGCAAATGTGGGAAATGGTGAATCAATGGGCTCAGGATTGGCATCTAACGCCATTAGACCTGATCTTTCACACTCAAAAGGAGATGATGTAGCTGGAAGTAGTACTTCAAAAGACAAGCTTCCACACTGGTTGCGAGAAGCCGTGAGTCCCCCTGCCAAGCATCCTGATCCTGAACTGCCACCTACAGTATCAGCAATTGCTCAATCAGTTCGCATGTTATATGGAGAAGATAAGTCAACAATTCCTCCATTTGTGATTCCTGGACCACCTCCATCCTTGCCAAAGGATCCCAGGTGTAtcctcaagaagaggaagaggagaaggtcGCCTAAGTTTGATCGGGGTCTTGCAGATTTTGCAGGATCCAGCAGGGACTTCCCCAGCAACCGCGATGCTGATAATGGTGCTTCAAGCTCAACTCCATCGGGGCCACCATTTCCTCTACTTTCTCACACAGCAACTCGAGGACAGGTCGAATCCAACCTCAGCTTGCCTCTTCTAAATTTAAAAGATTCAAGTCCATCACTCTCATCCGGACTGTCTCCTTCCCCTGAAGTGCTTCAATTGGTTGCATCTTGTGTTGCTCCTGGGCCTCATCTTCCGCCAGTTTCGGGTGCTTCAAGCTTTCTTGAGGGCAAGCTCCCATTGCCAAGGCCTGTTGCCAGAGCCAAATTCAAGGACTCTGAAGGTGCCTTTGAAAACAAGAAAGCGCATCAGGTttcaccaaaaacttggtgtccaCCTGAAGACGATATAGTAGAACTCCCTGACAGCGGAGATTCCAGCAAGACTCAATCGGATCCTTCCCGGGTCGAACGACCCGATGAGGTTGAGGAGGTATCATCCGAGGGAACAGTCTCGGATCATGTGGTGGGAGATCAGGAAACACAACTGTagtttcttgaattataaataaaAACCATATTCTTTTCTTGCTGCTTAGAGCCTTCTCACCAAGATGCTAGAATTTTTGTAGGTATGACAATGAGTGAAACTAGCAAATATAGGATTGTTGAGAACATGTGAAGGTTTTTGTCTCCAAGTGAAAATGAAATATAGTATTGCTTGCTGGGTATTTTGTTTTCTTCCATGGCATTTTTTCAGTTGGAACAAGATACATAGTGCCATGAAGCATTTGGAAACATTTGTGCTGCAGTAACAGTACATAAACATTACTACTGCAGTGACATGTTCAATTCTATCATTCTGCCTAGGAGAAAGGGTAAAGTTTCATAACTTAATGTTCTGAAGAATTTTGAAATATATTGTATTCTGGATTTTAATGATATATACAAGCTGTTTATGTATATAACTCTTTCAATTGGATGGGaccgaaattttttaattttt
Coding sequences:
- the LOC112792402 gene encoding protein CHROMATIN REMODELING 4, whose translation is MKENNSSAPTMINSKWVLKRKRRKLPLGQDQSSGKDESNGKEQPNCKEQSNGKEQSNGKDDNSATSESSRSASVKRMLKTEVATDQSSSKKKGHDGYYYECVVCDLGGNLLCCDSCPRTYHLQCLSPPLKRIPTGKWQCPSCFEENDHLKPMDHLESISKRARTKIAKDKPQVGVNSLCLEKVSRIFGNKHVSKKRSSSKAKPISSLGVKFFDKKPFSSLVDANKPCDPSVGSSIEGTSSCADVDDKKSSASPTVFLVDERASSPATEIVSPSKDTNLESTDEQLEGKPDLSCNQMPVKKTVVLAIGVGGEEGRKRKHKDVNNNTSQKKRRTEKGKTFVNTSVKCKSANNKTPKKQKSVTYSISASGSKEKFGKKDSEVQKKDQMISRLIKDTSNDPDIAGRHVDGTLMRDDSAVVESLQVDRVLGCRIQGENANTIQHGSLTISNDSPGDQAISENQNRLVEDNSTDDNDLDAETVENVVDDPQNDIKSSGKEETLTNSNRVETINVYRRSTTKESKKGNSADSLSKPTDDLDSCPRDSNDQDDSTVSAENLEKASDKMEVEESITVALRSNDNSGLPENCEMPATLETKLKEVDMEKGVSTDVIENKVLVANVAESSCLDGKKVSYEFLVKWVGKSNIHNSWISESRLKVLAKRKLENYKAKYGVSIINICEERWRQPQRVLALRTSKNGASEAFVKWTGLPYDECTWESLDEPVLQKSSHLVTLFHKHEALTLERDASKENSARKSNEHRHDIFNLTEQPKELKGGALFPHQLEALNWLRKCWYKSKNVILADEMGLGKTVSACAFISSLYFEFKAKLPCLVLVPLSTMPNWLAEFALWAPDVNVVEYHGCAKARAMIRQYEWHANDPSGLNKKTEAFKFNVLLTTYEMILADSSHLRGVPWEVLVVDEGHRLKNSGSKLFSLLNTFSFQHRVLLTGTPLQNNIGEMYNLLNFLQPASFPSLSSFEEKFNDLTTAEKVDELKKLVAPHMLRRLKKDAMQNIPPKTERMVPVELSSIQAEYYRAMLTKNYQILRNIGKGVAQQSMLNIVMQLRKVCNHPYLIPGTEPDSGSVEFLHEMRIKASAKLTLLHSMLKVLHKEGHRVLIFSQMTKLLDILEDYLTIEFGPKTYERVDGSVAVADRQTAIARFNQDKSRFVFLLSTRSCGLGINLATADTVIIYDSDFNPHADIQAMNRAHRIGQSKRLLVYRLVVRASVEERILQLAKKKLMLDQLFVNKSGSQKEIEDILKWGTEELFNDSPGLNTTENNNSSKDETIIDVAHKQRKRTGGLGDVYKDKCTDSSSKIVWDENAISKLLDRSDLQDGSTDIAEGDTENDMLGSVKAVEWNDEPTEEHGVDESPPHGTDDLSTQNSEKKDDIVMIANEENEWDRLLRVRWEKYQSEEEAALGRGKRQRKAVSYREAYAPHPTETMSESGGEEEKEPEPEPEREYTPAGRALKTKYAKLRARQKERIARKKEAASRPPEEIPGVEPLPQFPTNTKGGDIGAGAMHPVQEVPSVNLVDSKSSQLAEAQVQNSNTTDTISRIDRLSKHKMSNHFDAHLNNPSRTLPDIFVPNHHSKGGPSTSNSMPPNNLLPVLGLCAPNANQMESSESNVPKLNWRQNRHGVRQEFPFNLASCSGTSMDAEVRSQEMAPNTKIPDASTENVKHSFKNSIPDSNIPFVPFPPSVKGKESNAFEKSGARFSAFQEKMALPNLPFDERLLARFPLTTKSMANSHLDLLPNLSLGGRFEPLNGSGQDLPTMPALPTFKNPPEDLFRYNQQDRDVPPTLGLGQRPTPFPSFPENHRKVLENIMMRTGSGSSSSLKKKSKSDGWSEDELDSLWIGVRRHGRGNWDVMLRDPKLKFSRYKTPDDLSGRWEEEQVKVFQGPAFPVPRSSKMTKSTKAAHFPISDGMMERALQGSKFILPPKFQNHLTDMKLGIGESVSGLPHFRTLDRPSLQNDQFVPVPSWSSDKHRAKLPEDGSAEASDRPGTSNVLSEHPFMLNSFGASSLGSLGLNCSGGLDIRQKEDEQGNRKRGKLPELLDGSSNDLRDNRANVGNGESMGSGLASNAIRPDLSHSKGDDVAGSSTSKDKLPHWLREAVSPPAKHPDPELPPTVSAIAQSVRMLYGEDKSTIPPFVIPGPPPSLPKDPRCILKKRKRRRSPKFDRGLADFAGSSRDFPSNRDADNGASSSTPSGPPFPLLSHTATRGQVESNLSLPLLNLKDSSPSLSSGLSPSPEVLQLVASCVAPGPHLPPVSGASSFLEGKLPLPRPVARAKFKDSEGAFENKKAHQVSPKTWCPPEDDIVELPDSGDSSKTQSDPSRVERPDEVEEVSSEGTVSDHVVGDQETQL